One part of the Oryzias melastigma strain HK-1 linkage group LG21, ASM292280v2, whole genome shotgun sequence genome encodes these proteins:
- the cog3 gene encoding conserved oligomeric Golgi complex subunit 3, which produces MASTDQSLLDLTDKETREKLSLWDRRTDATAPLTEKQMDSVLEIRTAAETLPVPSELPIEDLCSLSSRSLQSPFTATIPASTEDVLLKGFQMLQMENDRIETAQQFFSWFAKLQANMDQDESSKYRKTRDELNCYQEHCDAILKDVNEALDYLDSLQKQYLFVSNKTGALHEACEQLLKEQSELVELAENIQQKLSYFNELENINTKLNSPTLSVNSEGFIPMLSKLDDCIEYVSSHPSFKDYPVYLAKFKQCLSKAMHLMKVYIVNTMQSLTSQLTKRDPMGLTNADNAFTLYYVKFRAAAPKVRSLIEQVEQRSERIPEYGQLLDEIHQCYLDQREQLLSPCITSTITDLTNQNSKDHCALVRSGCAFMVHVCQDEHQLYNDFFSKPTSRLDELLEKLCLSLYDVLRPLIIHIIHLETLSELCSILKNEMLEDHVRNNASQLGAFDAVVKQMLEDVQERLVYRTHIYIQTDIVGYNPAPGDLAYPEKLEMMEKIAQSLKEEQMKQMSQESSFSDVQLEDGGVRRNNSAASLEVSRLQTSVSPADLHGMWYPTVRRTLVCLSKLYRCIDRAVFQGLSQEALSACIQSLLKASEIIIKSKTQVDGQLFLIKHLLIMREQIAPFHTDFAIKEISLDLKKTRDAAFKILNPKAVPKFFRLNSHNAILEFLLEGTPEIKEHYIDSKKDVDRHLKFSCEQFIQQQTQIFVGNLEEFLTKVAALKKMATEGGPTYNLSQQPWAQPAKINDTVMATYRVMKSKLPSTLQSMSLYLANRDTEFILFKPVRNNIQQVFQRLHALLQEEYSGEDLQIIACPSMEQINLLLSVNK; this is translated from the exons ATGGCGTCCACAGATCAGTCTCTCCTGGATCTAACAGACAAGGAAACCCGAGAGAAACTCTCTTTATGGGACCGTCGCACGGACGCAACCGCCCCCCTCACGGAGAAACAAATGGACTCTGTTCTGGAGATCCGAACCGCCGCGGAAACTCTTCCTGTTCCCTCAGAG CTGCCCATCGAGGACCTGTGCAGCCTGTCGTCTCGATCTTTACAGTCCCCGTTCACAGCCACCATCCCCGCGTCAACCGAGGACGTTCTCCTGAAAGGATTTCAGATGCTCCAAATGGAGAATGACAGGATAGAAACAGCTCAGCAG tttttttcctggtttgcCAAGTTGCAGGCCAACATGGACCAGGATGAAAGCTCAAAATACAG GAAAACCAGAGATGAACTAAACTGCTACCAGGAACACTGTGATGCTATTTTGAAGGATGTCAACGAAGCTCTTGACTACTTGGACTCCCTTCAGAAACAGTACTTGTTTGTGTCTAATAAGACCGGTGCCTTACATGAAGCCTGTGAGCAGCTCCTGAAAGAACAG TCGGAGCTTGTTGAGCTGGCAGAGAATATTCAGCAGAAACTGTCATATTTTAATGAGCTAGAAAACATAAACACG aaaCTGAATTCACCAACTTTATCTGTAAATAGTGAAGGTTTTATACCAATGTTGTCCAAATTAGACGACTGCATTGAATATGTTTCCTCTCAT ccCAGTTTTAAGGATTATCCAGTTTATTTGGCCAAGTTTAAACAATGTTTGTCTAAAGCTATGCACTTAATGAAGGTCTACATTGTAAACACTATGCAGTCTCTCACCAGCCAGTTAACAAAAAGG GATCCAATGGGCTTAACTAATGCTGACAATGCCTTTACGCTTTACTATGTTAAGTTTAGAGCAGCTGCACCTAAAGTTAGA TCACTCATTGAACAGGTAGAGCAGCGATCAGAGAGAATTCCTGA ATACGGTCAGCTTCTAGATGAAATCCATCAGTGCTATCTGGACCAGAGGGAGCAGCTCCTGAGTCCCTGCATCACATCCACCATTACGGACTTGACCAACCAAAACAGCAAAGACCACTGTGCGCTG GTTCGCAGTGGTTGTGCCTTTATGGTTCATGTGTGCCAGGATGAACACCAGCTGTACAACGACTTTTTCTCTAAACCAACATCCAGGCTCGA TGAGCTGTTAGAGAAGCTGTGTCTCTCTCTGTACGATGTCCTCCGACCGCTCATCATTCACATCATCCACTTGGAAACTCTGTCTGAGCTCTGCAGCATCCTTAAGAACGAGATGCTTGAAGATCATGTTCGTAACAATG CCTCTCAGCTGGGCGCCTTTGATGCTGTGGTGAAACAGATGCTGGAGGATGTTCAGGAGAGGCTGGTCTACCGGACTCACATCTACATTCAGACCGACATCGTAGGTTACAATCCAGCTCCAGGTGATCTCGCCTATCCCGAGAAACTGGAAATGATGGAG AAAATCGCTCAGAGTTTGaaggaggagcagatgaagcAGATGTCACAGGAGTCCTCGTTTTCTGACGTGCAGCTTGAAGATGGCGGCGTGAGACGAAACAACAGTGCTG CCAGTTTAGAAGTATCTCGCCTTCAAACGTCCGTTTCTCCCGCGGATCTGCACGGCATGTGGTATCCCACTGTCAGGAGAACGTTGGTCTGCTTGTCCAAACTCTACAGATGTATAGAT agAGCGGTATTTCAGGGGTTGTCTCAAGAAGCTCTATCTGCCTGCATTCAGTCTCTGCTTAAAGCCTCTGAAATCATCATCAAAAGCAAG ACACAGGTAGATGGGCAACTTTTCCTGATCAAGCACCTGCTGATAATGCGTGAACAGATTGCCCCATTTCACACCGATTTTGCCATCAAGGAAATCTCACTGGACCTGAAAAAAACACGAG ATGCTGCCTTCAAAATCCTGAACCCCAAGGCTGTTCCCAAATTCTTTCGCCTTAACAGTCACAACGCCATACTTGAATTCCTGTTGGAG GGAACACCGGAGATAAAAGAGCACTACATTGATTCAAAGAAGGATGTGGACCGGCACCTGAAGTTCAGCTGTGAACAGTTTATCCAGCAGCAGACTCAGATCTTTGTGGGGAACCTTGAAGAGTTTCTCACCAAG GTCGCAGCTCTTAAGAAGATGGCAACCGAAGGCGGACCCACTTACAATCTCTCCCAGCAACCCTGGGCGCAGCCTG CAAAGATCAACGACACAGTGATGGCCACCTACCGGGTGATGAAGAGCAAGCTGCCAAGCACTTTACAGAGCATGTCCTTGTACTTGGCCAATAGAGACACAGAGTTCATCCTTTTCAAGCCTGTCAGG aataACATCCAGCAGGTGTTTCAAAGGCTGCACGCTTTGCTTCAGGAGGAATACAGCGGAGAAGACCTTCAAATCATTGCTTGTCCATCTATGGAGCAG ATTAACCTGCTGCTTTCTGTCAATAAGTAA